acttGTAGTAGTTTGAGCGGGAATTAACAGTACCCGGatggaattatttttattttaattattgagTCAACAATTAACAAAATGTAGACTGTTTTGTGAGAAAACACTATAGTAGAGAACTGCAAATTTCTAGTTTGCCGGTTCAAGTAGTGAACTTTTTATATGGACATAAAGGAATTCGTTTTATAACTTTATTAAATAGTGTTTATATTGTGTTACGCTAAGATGGCGGATAAAGAGCAGAGGCGCAAGGAAAGGAAAGACTATAAGAAAATGCACGAAGGCACAGTGCAAGATGATAGCAATGGCGAGCAGAGGCGCAAGGAAAGGAAAGACTATAAGAAAATGCACGAAGGCACAGTGCAAGACGATAGCACGGGTGAGCAGTTGAAAAGGACAACTTAGTTGTCCGACGGTGCTGGCTTGGTAGAAGAGGAAATTCCGATTAAACCGGAAGAACACGACGTGACGGTTATTACCCCAGCCGGGGCCTCAGGTGATGACAGGTGCTCTCTACACGATTCTGAGAGTGACGATGAAGAGATGcttaatataaaacaacaattgAGGGAAGCGGAAACTGAGAAAAGACGTCTTACAAAAATCAAACAGAAGGAAGACCTAAGAAAAGAACTTCGACAGAAACAGGAAGAAATCAAACAATTAAAAGGTAGGCCTATTCTTTCTGACATGTTTCCATGTCACAGTATTCCAACACCGACTCCTAAAATAACTTTAGCTGGTAGAGCTAGATCGTCGGTCGCGGAAGATAAATTAACAATCAATTCATTGAGAAAAGATAAAAAGCTGAAAAAGAAGGTCAGTAAACAATTGTCTCAAACGGGTCTGTTGGATCCAGAACTAGATGTGTCCAATTCGGACAGTGCAAGTTCGGATACTGAGTCGTCTAGTTCTTCTGCAACAGATGATAGTAGTGATAGTAACAGTAGTGATGGAGCAGAATCTGATAGTGATTCTaagaaaaaatctgaaaaaattgttaaaaaggcaaagaaatcaaaatcaaagaaaaagaaaaaatccgGAATTAAGGCCAAGAGCTCAGATAAAGTGAAACATGCTCAAAAATACCCTCACTCTCAACTTAGATATGAGTTTGTAAgccaaaatattaaatttcaagagctaaacttaaatttatttgttGCGGGGGAATTGGAAATAATCTCAGATAAGCAAATTAAATCGAAAGAGCGAAAGGGTAGACTGGAActattaaaaagaataatgtatcTTAGTTCTACATATAGTTTTTCCATCCTTAAGTCCTACTATGCGGCAGTGTTAAGGGAAATAGAACTAGGCGAGAAAAGCTGGTCAGATGATTTTCATTACCTTGAAATTGCTATTCttaataaaattaacataaataaaaatttaacaggTAAAGGTAAGAGCTCATATTCACATAAAGCAAAAGGGGATGAAAATAAAGATGAAAGCCCTGTTTGGTTCTGTTCCCCATATCAGAGAAATAAATGTCCCCATAAGACAGGTCATACAGTTGTTGTAAAGGGTCAGATGAGATTTGCTCAACATATATGTGCAACTTGTTGGCAAAAAGATCACAAAAAGTTACAACACCCAGAAAGTTCTTCTGCTTGTGTACATATGACAGCATGACGTTGGGATTCAAACCCAGAAATTAAATACGAGGACAAAATTGAAGATTGTTTTTTACCAAAGTTCTGTTATACAAcacaaaaatcagaaaataaagataaacattcagagACAAAGGATTCATATCaatcaattaatttgaataaaaaagtattcagCAATCACACTTCAAATTGTAATATTTGTGTGAATCTTAATATTAAGTTTAATTTTAGAGATGTAGTAGATAAagtaagaattcatgaattagTTAAACAATCTGGTAGATATAATTACAATGGTTGTCGTTTCAGagtaaataataaaattgatACCAATTATTTAAGGCTTATGTTGGATAATTTTGATTACAAGGATATGTTGGTATGTGATCTTATAGAATTTGGTTTTCCCATTGGTTTCACAGCAGATGAGAACAAGTTACCTATGCCAAAACCCCTTTGGCAATACAAAAATTATAAAGGTGCTGATGAGTTTTCTTCGCATATCAACAATTACTTAGTGAAAGAAATGAAGGAAAAAGCAATTATTGGTCCATTTAAATCAAACCCTTTTAGTAGTAATTTATTAATTTCACCATTGAATACTGTTCCCAAGAAAGAAATTAATGAGAGACGGGTAATTTTGGACCTTAGCAGTGCTACTCATTGTGCTGTCAATAGTTTCATAGATAAAGATACATATCTAGGAGAGACTGTTTCATTAATCTTCCCCAGAATTGATGATTTTGTTCAACTTATTCTTGCTAAAGGTCAATATTGttacttatttaaaaaagatttatcAAGAGCTTACAGGCAAATAAATATTTGTCCATCAAATTATAATCTAGTAGCTTACAGTTGGAAAAAACATATATTCTGTGATGTAGTCTTGTCAATGGGACTAAGGAGTGCTGCTCAGATTTGTCAGAGGGTCACCAATGCTATAGCATTTATTCTTTTTAGTTTAGGTATCtctgttttgaattatttagaTGATTTAGCGGGAGCAGAAGAAAGAGAAAAGGCACAGTTTGCCTATCTCACTTTAGGTCAAGTACTGGCAAAATCTGGATTACAAGAATCTGTTAATAAAAGTTGTCCCCCTTGTCAAATAATGCCATTTTTAGGTGTTCTTTTTAATACAGTCAAAATGACAATGGAGATTACACCTGAAAGGTTAAAGGAAATTACTGATTTAATTAAAACTTGGTTAAATAAGGACACAGCAACTTTAAAGGATGTACAACGTTTATTGGgtaaattaaattttgtgggagCTTGTGTTAAACCCAGTCGAATTTTTATAAGTAGGTTATTGAACTGGTTAAGGGAGCTGTATAAAAATGACAGCTTATTACAATCACACATTCCCTCTGAAGTACAAAAGGATTTGTTATGGTGGAACGAATTTCTTCCATTGTATAATGGGGTTTCGTTAATGTCATTAGGTGATTGGTCAGAACCAGATCAAATTTTTTCATCAGATTCATGCCTAGAGAGTTGTGGTGGTTATTGGGAAGGTTATTACTTCCATGCTCAATTTCCTGttcatattcttaataaaaaattaCATATCGGGGCATTAGAGATGTTATCTTTAGTGGTGTGTTTGCACTTGTGGGGAACAAACTTCAAATATCGTCGTATTGTAGTTTTATGCGACAATTTGTCGGTTTGTATAGCCTTAAATACAGGAAAGGCTAGATGTCCCTTTTTACAGTCCTGTCTCCGAGAAATTTGTTTTATAGCTGCAATTAATGAATTTGAGATACGTGCTCAACATATTCCTACTAATGACAACAGAATAGCTGATTGTCTGTCAAGGTGGCATAAGAATGATAGTTATCAAAAACAGTTTTTTACAATAGTAAAGGACAGAAATATTACAGAATGTACTGTTGCTGATAGTGATTTTGAGTTTAGAAATAATTGGTAGGTTATTTGTTTCCTTGCAGAGTCACAAATTAAGACCTTAAAAGCTGATCTTTCAAAGTCTAACAGAATGGCATATGCAGAGGGATCCAGGAGAAATTTACATATTCAGTGGGAATCTTTTCTGCTATTTTGCACTTATTTCAAATTCTGTGCCTTGCCAGCTGATACAGAAACTTTGCAGTTATATGCTCAATTTTTGAGTAGAACATTCAAATCTGTAGAATCAATTAAAAACTACATCAGTGGAATTAAAACCATGCATTTACTGTTAGGTGCAAAAATTGAGCACATCAATAACTTTTTATTAAATCTATCTTTAAAGGGCATgtcaaaaacaaaacttcatatgGTTAGACAAGCACATCCAATGACTGTAagtcttttattaaaaatatatagggCATTAGATTTTTCTTCCTCAGATGATGATACATTTTGGTGTCTATTTTTGTTTGCCTTTTTTCTGTTAGCTAGAAAATCTAATTTAGTTCCAACAACTAGAAAAGATTTACTTAATCCAAAATTCTTATTGAGTAAAGATGTAAGAGTTACCTCCTCTGGTCTTTTAATTACCATGAATTGGACAAAGACAATTCAAAAAGGTGAAAGACTGCTTCTAGTACCTTTAACATGTATAAACGGTTCACCTTTATGTCCTGTGGCAGCTTATCATAGAATGATTGGTTATATTCCCAGATCATTGTCCTCCccattatttattttgaaatcaggtaaaccagttttttataatatttacttaAAGAAATTACGTTCAGTCATAGAAAAGATAGGTTTGGACCCTTCTCATTTTTCAACACACTCTTTTCGAAGAGGTATGGCTACCTTGGCCTTTCAGCTGAATCTACCAGCTGACATCATACAGTTACTAGGAGATTGGAAGTCAGATGCTTATAAAAAATACCTTGatttttcaattacagataaaataaatgtttcaaaatacatTTCTAGTAAAATTCAGAGTGAGGAGTATGAGCATGATAATCTGTAAATTATGTGGGTTAATATTTCATGACTCAGTATCTTCTATCTTAAAAGGAGAAGATAACCTGTTTACAGTCGGACGAGCAAACCTTCTGGACAGGGTATTTGTCACTGATCATGTCATATAGCTTCATATTTACATGTCATTCATTCAAATTCTAGTAGGTCATTGTATTTTAAAGATAACGTATCAACAAATGTGGGTGGATATTTCATGAGTCTGTATCTTCTttcttaacaagagcaccgccttgcgggtgctgacgctcatctgattttttttgtgtaatagaaatattgtcctacccatgattttctaagtctaaaaagggccatcattcttgcaaaaagcaggttagagttatgtttcttgatgttcagtgtccacttatgatggtgaaaaactgttgcaagttttaaagcaatagctttgatagtttatgagaaaagttgacttaaacataatactcaaccaagaaaattattttctaagtccaaaaagggcaataattattgcaaaaagcaggatggagttatgttgcttgctgtacagggtcagcttatgatggtcaacaagtgttgcaagtttcaaagcaatagctttgatagtttaagagaaaaagttgacctaaacataaaacttaaccaagaaatctgatattttctaagtccaaaatgggccataaatcttgcaaaaagcaggatggagttatgtttcttgctgtacagggtcaacttatgatggtgaacaagtgttgcaagttttaaagcaatagctttgatagtttaggataaaagctgacctaaacataaaacttaaccaagaaaactgattttctaagtccaaaaggggcaataaatcttgcaaaaagcaagatggagttatgtttcttgatgtacagggtctgcttatgatggtgaacaagtattccaagtttcaaagcaatagctttgatagtttaggagaaaagttgacctaaacataaaacttaaccaagaaatctgatattttctaagtagaaaaggggccataaatcttgcaaaaagcaagatggagttatgtttcttgatgtacagggtctgcttatgatggtgaacaagtattccaagtttcaaagcaatagctttgatagtttaggagaaaagttgacctaaacataaaacttaaccaagaaatctgatattttctaagtagtaaaggggccataaatcttgcaaaaagcaagatggagttatgtttcttgctatacagggtcagcttatgatggtgaacaagtattccaagtttcaaagcaacagctttgatagtttaggagaaaaggtgacctaaacataaaacttaaccaggcaacgccgacgccgacgccgacgccgacaaccgctcaagtgatgacaataactcatcattttttttcaaaaaatcagatgagctaaaaagaggaGATTACCTGTTTACAGTGGGACGAGCAGACCTTCTGGACAGGAACTTGGCACTGATCTCATGTTATATAACCTCATATTTGCATGTCAGACAGTTTTCATAGGCTTATGTAGTAATAATAAGGTTATAAAAATTGGGAATTTAAACAGTTGGAGCATAATGCATGAAGACTGAATTGAGATTATGACAGTTGAGATGTACTATTTATAAAGATGTGAATCAATTAGATCGGGATGATCATAAACAATGAGTGATTTATTTGATCTCGGTATGATCACAATGAATTAATTGAACTATTACAGGATAATCATAATTTATAGGGATATTTTAATAGTATATTTTGTTTAGTGTATATGTATAATTTTGAGTTTGTTCAGTATTATGATAAAGTCCATTTGTTTAGCTCtacagggagagcgcagatctaccgAATTTCGAGTCACAAGTTCGAGTCTTAGAGGAGGCTCATGTTTTTTCTTGTGACGAATTGATTAAAGTCATACTGTTGAGAATCTGTTGTTCTTCCGCAATGAGTCTTGTGGAGAAGTTAACATTTTCTCTACAtaacaaacaaatcatttttgTGTGAGTGTGTGGGTGTTTGTAGTTACATTTGTTTACAGTATTGTTTTATTGAATGTTTAATTagttaattgtcatatttcttacAGACTGTCGCAAAGTGGTTATTGTTGGTGATTCTATCATCAAACACATTCCTCCAATCGAGGGTGTTACAGTTAAATCCTTTCCTGGAGCAACAATTGGCAAACTTCATTATTTGTTAGAAAAAGGATTCTTGTCTTTAAAGGGTTTCAGTTACATCATTTTACATGTTGGCACCAACAATATAGCTCGTAATTGTTCGGTTAGTGACATGTTAGCGGACTTTACCAATCTTTTGGCAAAAATTCGAAAGATTTCTCCGGAGATTCATATTATTGTCTCAGCAATTCTTCCGAGACCAGTAGATATCAAAGTTACAGAGAAAAAGATCAAAGAATTTAACTTAATGTTGGACACGCAATTATCaaaagatttgaaattcaaattcaTTAAGTCTTATCGACCTTTCTTACATTGTGGTGAAATAAAGCTTCATTTTTTTGCCAGATTAGATGGGGGATTGCATCTAAATTTAGAAGGTTCAGCTAGACTGGGTCACTTCTTTCATAGAGTTATTTCAACCTTATCTTATTAATATGACTTTAGGTGCCGTATAGTTGTATTAATATGTCATCTGCTTAAAAGAGGTTCTGATAATGGAATGATTGTATGTGGTAATgattgtatcattttattttatcattttttgtcatttcagtcATATATCGTATATACAGTACTATCATCATGAttcattttgttgaaatatgacaGGTAGGCGAATGTTGAAGTTACTgtaaaaagtttttgttgcattgctatattatatatatatatataaaaaaaaaaaaaaaaaaaaaaaaaaaaaatgaaagctgCATGTGTTGATTCAATTCAAAGATATGTGACTAGGATTTTTGGATGACATTTGGCATTTGTTCTAATtagatgttttaaatatatatatttaaaaaaaaaaaacaaaaaaaaactacataaaCACAATAGGACACACATTTAAAATCTTTATGTATGAAGTCACATATTCTTTGTTTATATGGACATGCTTACCTTTTAATTTGCCTTCCTAatgcttgtttcttttttatttcatgttttttgcatgttgttaaaataatctttttatgtTAATCATTGTCTTGTAGCTTGTCATACTTCATTTTCTTTTGCTTCATTTATGCTTGTGTTGGCTGTAATTTGGCGGTTTATTGAATATTCATAAGAATATCAGTGATGATCATGTGTTTGTTAAGTAAAGTTCTTTATACAACGTGTGATCATTGAATTATggcattaaatttatatttataactctgtttttcttattctcaatgaagggagataattggtttattttaataaattaaaatatttaattagcgAACTTAAAATTGCCTTATATTTATTGCGGATGTTTTGGAATATTTAGGTATTTATCTATCTTAGTGAAGTCTTTCTTCATTGGTGATAAGAATTTGTTACATttattctgattggtcaaaataagttgttttgttgAGGCCCGGCCTCTTTCTGATTTCCACTGTATTTGCCACTGTTGTATCTGATTTTGACTTGGTCACACgtttttctatttaaaacttTTCCCTCCCTCCCACCGCCAAGTTTCAGTCATGTTTTGAAAGTTTACCTTTAATGATTATGAAGCAGACGTGAATGCTTTATAATTATGTTCAATGTTcctttataattattaatatttaatgTGATGTACTCTATGTGAAGTTGTTTATATAGTTGCGGCTGCATTGATGTTGTGATAAATATTGTTTatccaaatttatatttattgtgtatGTTCTTCACAGTACGTCAGTTTATAATATGCAGCGGTTTATTGAATATTCATAAGAATATCAGTGATGATCATGTGTTTGTTAAGTAAAGTTCTTTATACAACGTGTGATCATTGAATTATggcattaaatttatatttataactcTAACTGTTTTTCTTATTCTCAATGAAGGGAGATaatttcttcataacttgtcatttacatgctggtaataaatgactaccttggaaaaaaagaaccttctattactatgaaattttatttttgtgatgcttacttaaaacagaaaaatacagctaatttaaatctttcatattttctatgaaaacattatt
The Mercenaria mercenaria strain notata chromosome 10, MADL_Memer_1, whole genome shotgun sequence genome window above contains:
- the LOC128559928 gene encoding uncharacterized protein LOC128559928, whose amino-acid sequence is MLNIKQQLREAETEKRRLTKIKQKEDLRKELRQKQEEIKQLKDCRKVVIVGDSIIKHIPPIEGVTVKSFPGATIGKLHYLLEKGFLSLKGFSYIILHVGTNNIARNCSVSDMLADFTNLLAKIRKISPEIHIIVSAILPRPVDIKVTEKKIKEFNLMLDTQLSKDLKFKFIKSYRPFLHCGEIKLHFFARLDGGLHLNLEGSARLGHFFHRVISTLSY